A DNA window from Loxodonta africana isolate mLoxAfr1 chromosome 7, mLoxAfr1.hap2, whole genome shotgun sequence contains the following coding sequences:
- the TSPAN32 gene encoding tetraspanin-32 isoform X3, with protein MGPWSRVRVAKCQMLVTGLFVLLLGLSVAAMAVLTYFGAHFTVISRVSLERNPYEAMHHWAFSVGVSLAGLLTLGAVLCAAATVREAAGLMAGSFLCFALVFCALVQVAFWRFCKPTQVEDAVLDTYDLVYEQAVQSPSSVWGQKLAAIQDTFQCCGKQSPFSLLGDAEAGLCPGELAKREDCLQGVRSFLRTHLSIVTALAGLVLAFTVYAMLLSSFLWAAIRSGCSLDHRGTYTLTPRARGRRPREPSISRYSQAAPRSSTPEMQAFDDHLGCRGRADGLRWCQHN; from the exons ATGGGACCTTGGAGCCGAGTCAGGGTCGCCAAATGCCAGATGCTGGTCACCGGACTCTTTGTCTTG cttCTCGGTCTGTCTGTAGCTGCCATGGCTGTTCTCACCTACTTCGGGGCCCACTTTACTGTCATCAGCCGTGTCTCCTTGGAGAGGAACCCCTACGAGGCCATGCACCACTGGG CCTTCTCCGTGGGGGTCAGCCTGGCCGGGCTCCTGACCCTGGGGGCAGTGCTGTGTGCTGCAGCCACCGTGAGGGAAGCCGCAGGCCTCATGGCTGGG AGCTTCTTGTGCTTTGCACTCGTGTTCTGTGCCCTGGTGCAGGTGGCCTTCTGGAGATTCTGCAAGCCCACCCAG GTAGAGGACGCTGTGCTGGACACCTATGACCTGGTGTATGAGCAGGCCGTTCAGAGCCCGTCCAGCGTCtgggggcagaagctggcagCCATCCAGGACACG TTCCAGTGCTGTGGCAAGCAGTCTCCTTTCAGCCTGCTGGGGGATGCCGAAGCGGGGCTGTGTCCCGGGGAGCTGGCCAAGAGAGAG GACTGCCTGCAGGGCGTCAGGAGCTTCTTGAGGACACACCTGAGCATTGTCACCGCCCTGGCTGGCCTCGTCCTTGCCTTCACG GTATATGCGATGTTGCTCAGCTCCTTCCTCTGGGCGGCCATACGCTCTGGCTGCAGCTTGGACCACCGAGGCACATACACCCTGACACCACG AGCCCGTGGCAGGCGGCCCCGGGAGCCCAGCATCTCCAGATACTCCCAGGCGGCCCCACGCTCCAGCACCCCTGAAATGCAGGCTTTTGATGATCACCTGGGCTGCAGAGGACGTGCAGATGGCCTCAGGTGGTGCCAACACAACTGA
- the TSPAN32 gene encoding tetraspanin-32 isoform X1, whose product MGPWSRVRVAKCQMLVTGLFVLLLGLSVAAMAVLTYFGAHFTVISRVSLERNPYEAMHHWAFSVGVSLAGLLTLGAVLCAAATVREAAGLMAGVEDAVLDTYDLVYEQAVQSPSSVWGQKLAAIQDTFQCCGKQSPFSLLGDAEAGLCPGELAKREASPARCCPRPRKQPAHVPLWTNLSAWCARSQEPTPPGKPKGLSLLDRQMDKWRGTEAPGQPPLLPTAPSELGHMAGALPILLPEVHVLPKTKDHPVGGSDISCVDAGSSAAREAIRDPGRWHGPRTPAGWPVYQWSPWLALPCQGYCVLTLGGHWDPE is encoded by the exons ATGGGACCTTGGAGCCGAGTCAGGGTCGCCAAATGCCAGATGCTGGTCACCGGACTCTTTGTCTTG cttCTCGGTCTGTCTGTAGCTGCCATGGCTGTTCTCACCTACTTCGGGGCCCACTTTACTGTCATCAGCCGTGTCTCCTTGGAGAGGAACCCCTACGAGGCCATGCACCACTGGG CCTTCTCCGTGGGGGTCAGCCTGGCCGGGCTCCTGACCCTGGGGGCAGTGCTGTGTGCTGCAGCCACCGTGAGGGAAGCCGCAGGCCTCATGGCTGGG GTAGAGGACGCTGTGCTGGACACCTATGACCTGGTGTATGAGCAGGCCGTTCAGAGCCCGTCCAGCGTCtgggggcagaagctggcagCCATCCAGGACACG TTCCAGTGCTGTGGCAAGCAGTCTCCTTTCAGCCTGCTGGGGGATGCCGAAGCGGGGCTGTGTCCCGGGGAGCTGGCCAAGAGAGAG GCCAGCCCAGCCAGGTGCTGCCCAAGGCCTCGGAAGCAGCCAGCACACGTTCCACTTTGGACAAACCTGAGTGCCTGGTGCGCCAGGAGCCAGGAGCCCACACCTCCAGGGAAGCCCAAGGGCTTGAGCCTGCTGGACAGACAAATGGACAAATGGAGGGGTACAGAGGCACCAGGCCAGCCTCCTCTCCTCCCCACTGCGCCCTCAGAGCTGGGCCACATGGCTGGAGCCCTTCCCATCCTCCTCCCAGAGGTCCATGTCCTCCCCAAAACCAAAGACCACCCTGTGGGTGGGTCAGACATAAGCTGTGTGGATGCTGGGTCCTCGGCGGCACGGGAAGCCATCAGGGATCCAGGACGCTGGCATGGCCCCAGGACCCCGGCTGGCTGGCCCGTCTACCAGTGGTCTCCATGGCTGGCACTTCCTTGCCAGGGCTACTGTGTGCTGACCCTGGGCGGGCACTGGGACCCAGAGTGA
- the TSPAN32 gene encoding tetraspanin-32 isoform X4 — protein sequence MGPWSRVRVAKCQMLVTGLFVLLLGLSVAAMAVLTYFGAHFTVISRVSLERNPYEAMHHWAFSVGVSLAGLLTLGAVLCAAATVREAAGLMAGVEDAVLDTYDLVYEQAVQSPSSVWGQKLAAIQDTFQCCGKQSPFSLLGDAEAGLCPGELAKREDCLQGVRSFLRTHLSIVTALAGLVLAFTVYAMLLSSFLWAAIRSGCSLDHRGTYTLTPRARGRRPREPSISRYSQAAPRSSTPEMQAFDDHLGCRGRADGLRWCQHN from the exons ATGGGACCTTGGAGCCGAGTCAGGGTCGCCAAATGCCAGATGCTGGTCACCGGACTCTTTGTCTTG cttCTCGGTCTGTCTGTAGCTGCCATGGCTGTTCTCACCTACTTCGGGGCCCACTTTACTGTCATCAGCCGTGTCTCCTTGGAGAGGAACCCCTACGAGGCCATGCACCACTGGG CCTTCTCCGTGGGGGTCAGCCTGGCCGGGCTCCTGACCCTGGGGGCAGTGCTGTGTGCTGCAGCCACCGTGAGGGAAGCCGCAGGCCTCATGGCTGGG GTAGAGGACGCTGTGCTGGACACCTATGACCTGGTGTATGAGCAGGCCGTTCAGAGCCCGTCCAGCGTCtgggggcagaagctggcagCCATCCAGGACACG TTCCAGTGCTGTGGCAAGCAGTCTCCTTTCAGCCTGCTGGGGGATGCCGAAGCGGGGCTGTGTCCCGGGGAGCTGGCCAAGAGAGAG GACTGCCTGCAGGGCGTCAGGAGCTTCTTGAGGACACACCTGAGCATTGTCACCGCCCTGGCTGGCCTCGTCCTTGCCTTCACG GTATATGCGATGTTGCTCAGCTCCTTCCTCTGGGCGGCCATACGCTCTGGCTGCAGCTTGGACCACCGAGGCACATACACCCTGACACCACG AGCCCGTGGCAGGCGGCCCCGGGAGCCCAGCATCTCCAGATACTCCCAGGCGGCCCCACGCTCCAGCACCCCTGAAATGCAGGCTTTTGATGATCACCTGGGCTGCAGAGGACGTGCAGATGGCCTCAGGTGGTGCCAACACAACTGA
- the TSPAN32 gene encoding tetraspanin-32 isoform X2 has translation MARLCLTYLGHVVRRDESLEKDIMLGRVQGQQKRGRPSRRWIDTVAATMSSSMTTTSFLCFALVFCALVQVAFWRFCKPTQVEDAVLDTYDLVYEQAVQSPSSVWGQKLAAIQDTFQCCGKQSPFSLLGDAEAGLCPGELAKREASPARCCPRPRKQPAHVPLWTNLSAWCARSQEPTPPGKPKGLSLLDRQMDKWRGTEAPGQPPLLPTAPSELGHMAGALPILLPEVHVLPKTKDHPVGGSDISCVDAGSSAAREAIRDPGRWHGPRTPAGWPVYQWSPWLALPCQGYCVLTLGGHWDPE, from the exons atggcgagactgtgtcttacatacttgggacatgttgtcaggagggatgagtccctggagaaggacatcatgcttggcagagtacagggtcagcagaaaagaggaagaccctcaagaaggtggattgacacagtggctgcaacaatgagctcaagcatgacaacaact AGCTTCTTGTGCTTTGCACTCGTGTTCTGTGCCCTGGTGCAGGTGGCCTTCTGGAGATTCTGCAAGCCCACCCAG GTAGAGGACGCTGTGCTGGACACCTATGACCTGGTGTATGAGCAGGCCGTTCAGAGCCCGTCCAGCGTCtgggggcagaagctggcagCCATCCAGGACACG TTCCAGTGCTGTGGCAAGCAGTCTCCTTTCAGCCTGCTGGGGGATGCCGAAGCGGGGCTGTGTCCCGGGGAGCTGGCCAAGAGAGAG GCCAGCCCAGCCAGGTGCTGCCCAAGGCCTCGGAAGCAGCCAGCACACGTTCCACTTTGGACAAACCTGAGTGCCTGGTGCGCCAGGAGCCAGGAGCCCACACCTCCAGGGAAGCCCAAGGGCTTGAGCCTGCTGGACAGACAAATGGACAAATGGAGGGGTACAGAGGCACCAGGCCAGCCTCCTCTCCTCCCCACTGCGCCCTCAGAGCTGGGCCACATGGCTGGAGCCCTTCCCATCCTCCTCCCAGAGGTCCATGTCCTCCCCAAAACCAAAGACCACCCTGTGGGTGGGTCAGACATAAGCTGTGTGGATGCTGGGTCCTCGGCGGCACGGGAAGCCATCAGGGATCCAGGACGCTGGCATGGCCCCAGGACCCCGGCTGGCTGGCCCGTCTACCAGTGGTCTCCATGGCTGGCACTTCCTTGCCAGGGCTACTGTGTGCTGACCCTGGGCGGGCACTGGGACCCAGAGTGA